A single region of the Silene latifolia isolate original U9 population chromosome 8, ASM4854445v1, whole genome shotgun sequence genome encodes:
- the LOC141595290 gene encoding uncharacterized protein LOC141595290 has product MGNQEWVESFGDYLAHFHPEGLFDHCPCTLVDRQADFGGKKSFKYFIMWGTSEEFKECVSGVWKTNYTGTKMFKVIKKLKALKPVFKLLNKTCFSDVENSTIIASALLEDIQRKLVEQPGDMELIQKEYNLSQEVRALIEARDSFLAQKAKVQWSIAGDINTAYFHHAIKKRVMLNKVMQIEAKEGVLCTEGSKIQQAFLDYYEELLGQNTKTTMSMSSGKLLSQINSTVITLIPKMERPTNVTHFRPISCCNVIYKTISKLLCNRLALVLPDIISRNQGAFVKGRSILENILICQDLVRYYSRRTVSARSMFKLDLQKAYDTIE; this is encoded by the exons ATGGGCAATCAGGAATGGGTAGAGAGTTTTGGTGATTATTTGGCTCATTTCCATCCTGAAGGCTTATTTGACCATTGTCCTTGTACTTTGGTTGATAGGCAGGCTGACTTTGGTGGCAAAAAGAGTTTTAAATATTTCATTATGTGGGGTACTTCTGAGGAGTTTAAAGAGTGTGTATCTGGTGTGTGGAAGACTAACTATACTGGCACTAAAATGTTTAAGGTGATTAAGAAGCTCAAAGCTTTGAAGCCTGTTTTTAAGTTGCTGAATAAGACTTGTTTTTCTGATGTGGAGAATAGTACTATCATTGCTAGTGCACTGTTAGAAGATATTCAGAGGAAGTTAGTGGAGCAACCTGGGGATATGGAGCTCATTCAAAAAGAGTATAACCTCTCCCAGGAGGTGAGGGCTTTGATTGAGGCTAGGGATAGTTTCCTGGCTCAAAAAGCCAAGGTTCAATGGTCCATTGCAGGAGATATCAACACTGCCTATTTCCACCATGCTATCAAGAAAAGAGTTATGTTAAATAAAGTTATGCAAATTGAGGCAAAAGAGGGGGTCCTTTGTACTGAAGGGAGTAAGATTCAGCAAGCCTTCCTTGATTACTATGAGGAGCTTTTAGGTCAGAATACTAAGACTACGATGTCAATGTCGAGTG GTAAATTACTCAGTCAGATTAATTCTACTGTGATCACTCTAATTCCCAAGATGGAAAGACCCACAAATGTCACTCACTTCAGGCCCATCTCGTGTTGTAATGTCATTTATAAGACGATTTCCAAGCTTCTTTGTAATAGATTGGCATTGGTATTGCCTGACATTATTAGCAGGAATCAGGGGGCTTTTGTCAAGGGTCGTAGTATTCTGGAAAACATTCTTATTTGTCAAGATTTGGTGAGATATTATTCAAGAAGGACTGTGTCTGCTAGAAGTATGTTTAAATTGGACCTACAGAAAGCCTATGATACTATTGAGTGA